In a genomic window of Aerosakkonema funiforme FACHB-1375:
- a CDS encoding RNA ligase family protein: MEKQIHKYPRTHHIEGSRSQPGDEDLDSVPFSAIANKYVVIEEKVDGANAAISFTSDGQMRLQSRGHYLTGGEREKHFNLFKQWAYSHAAAFWEVLGDRYILYGEWLYAKHTVFYDYLPHYFLEYDVLDIEQNQFLSTQSRKQLLSGLPLVSVPVLFAGKIQSYKQMTGLLHNSHFIQPGHLERLRLCCQEKGLDVERSLNQTDASTLMEGLYIKVEEDTIVTDRYKYVRASFLTTILQSEGHWLNRPIIPNQLRPDIDLFAL; this comes from the coding sequence ATGGAAAAGCAGATTCACAAATACCCGCGCACTCACCACATAGAAGGTTCGCGATCGCAACCGGGAGATGAGGATTTAGATAGCGTACCTTTTAGCGCGATCGCTAACAAATATGTCGTCATTGAAGAAAAAGTCGATGGCGCAAATGCTGCCATTAGTTTTACTTCCGACGGTCAAATGCGATTGCAAAGTCGAGGGCATTATCTCACAGGAGGAGAACGAGAAAAACATTTTAATTTATTCAAGCAATGGGCTTACAGTCACGCGGCAGCTTTTTGGGAAGTACTGGGCGATCGCTATATTTTATATGGCGAATGGCTATATGCCAAACACACAGTTTTTTACGATTACTTACCCCACTATTTTCTAGAGTATGATGTGCTAGATATCGAACAAAACCAATTTCTCAGCACTCAGAGTCGAAAGCAACTACTTTCAGGACTGCCGCTAGTTTCAGTACCAGTTTTATTTGCGGGTAAAATCCAGTCTTACAAGCAAATGACCGGATTGCTGCACAACTCCCATTTTATTCAACCAGGACACTTAGAAAGACTGCGGTTATGCTGTCAGGAAAAAGGATTGGATGTGGAGCGATCGCTCAACCAAACCGATGCCAGTACTCTCATGGAGGGATTATACATCAAAGTAGAAGAAGACACAATAGTTACTGACCGTTATAAATACGTGCGTGCCAGCTTTTTAACCACGATATTGCAATCAGAGGGTCATTGGTTAAATCGTCCCATTATCCCAAATCAACTCCGTCCCGACATAGACTTATTTGCATTATGA